In a genomic window of Nodosilinea sp. E11:
- a CDS encoding TM2 domain-containing protein, producing the protein MARAKTETAYLLWALCLFGICGLHRFYAGQIVWGIIYLCTFGLFGMGQLIDLVLVPGMVKTRNDQLRRKYLAEWGEDGLAMPIERNLVTVQAIAQPKEDPMQLLLKAAHANGGKLSKAQVAMHTGLNPERVEALIQAALHNGYADVINDPDSGAVRYVFDL; encoded by the coding sequence ATGGCACGAGCAAAGACTGAAACAGCCTACCTGCTGTGGGCACTGTGTTTATTTGGTATCTGCGGGCTACACCGATTCTATGCTGGGCAGATTGTGTGGGGAATCATCTACCTGTGCACCTTTGGCTTGTTTGGCATGGGCCAGCTCATCGATCTAGTGCTGGTGCCCGGTATGGTCAAAACCCGCAACGATCAACTGCGGCGAAAGTACTTGGCTGAGTGGGGCGAAGATGGCCTGGCGATGCCGATAGAGCGAAATTTGGTCACGGTCCAGGCGATCGCGCAACCCAAAGAAGACCCAATGCAGCTGCTGCTGAAAGCAGCCCACGCCAACGGGGGCAAGCTCTCTAAGGCCCAGGTGGCAATGCACACGGGGCTAAACCCAGAGCGGGTAGAGGCCTTAATTCAAGCGGCTTTGCACAACGGCTATGCCGATGTCATTAACGATCCAGACTCTGGAGCAGTGCGCTACGTCTTCGATCTGTAG
- a CDS encoding MBL fold metallo-hydrolase: MAHLTARRPQNVDGDIYVDSSCIDCDTCRWMAPDIFSRDDEQSAVFHQPETEAERLAALQAMLACPTASIGIVEPPKDMKAAQASFPIPITENVYHCGYHSEKSFGAASYFIQRPEGNVLVDSPRFAAPLVKQLEALGGVHYLYLTHQDDVADHQQFHERFGCDRILHADDISSGTASVEIQIQGTDPVDLAPDLTIISVPGHTKGHTVLLYDNRVLFTGDHLAWSVRLHQLYAFRRHCWYSWPQQVESMEKLAAYDFEWVLPGHGRRHHADAATMRQQMQKCLDWMKAQ, from the coding sequence ATGGCTCACCTCACCGCCCGCCGACCCCAAAATGTAGACGGCGATATCTACGTCGATAGCTCCTGCATTGACTGCGACACCTGCCGCTGGATGGCTCCCGACATCTTTAGCCGCGACGATGAGCAGTCGGCGGTCTTCCATCAGCCTGAGACAGAGGCCGAACGGCTGGCCGCGCTGCAAGCGATGCTGGCCTGCCCCACCGCTTCCATTGGTATCGTGGAGCCGCCTAAGGATATGAAGGCGGCCCAGGCCAGTTTTCCGATCCCCATCACTGAGAACGTTTACCACTGCGGCTATCACTCCGAAAAGTCGTTCGGGGCGGCCAGCTACTTTATTCAGCGACCCGAGGGCAACGTGCTGGTCGATTCGCCCCGCTTTGCCGCGCCCTTGGTGAAGCAGCTCGAAGCGCTGGGCGGCGTGCACTACCTGTATCTCACCCACCAGGATGACGTGGCCGATCACCAGCAGTTTCATGAGCGGTTTGGGTGCGATCGCATTCTCCACGCCGACGACATCAGCTCTGGCACTGCATCCGTAGAGATTCAGATTCAAGGCACCGACCCGGTTGACCTCGCGCCCGACCTCACCATCATTTCGGTGCCGGGGCATACCAAGGGCCACACGGTTCTGCTCTACGACAACCGCGTCCTGTTTACGGGCGATCACCTGGCCTGGTCAGTGCGGCTCCATCAGCTCTACGCCTTTCGCCGCCACTGTTGGTATTCCTGGCCTCAGCAAGTCGAATCCATGGAAAAACTCGCTGCCTACGACTTTGAGTGGGTGCTGCCCGGCCACGGTCGCCGCCACCACGCCGACGCCGCCACCATGCGCCAGCAGATGCAAAAGTGCCTCGATTGGATGAAGGCGCAGTAG